AAAGAAACCTGTTTGGCTGCTTTGACCAATTCAGCGCTAAGAAGCTTAGGCTGTTCAGCGAGATTAACGGAGTCGTCGACAGGGGGATTAGCGGGAGGCTCGGGGTAATTAGGGGATAGCTGAACCGGCGGCGCGTCCCTTTGAAGCGTGCCAAATGTGTTGAAGGCGAGAGATGCGACAGTGTTGACCTGCTCTTGCAACTGAGATATTATATCCATCTATTCCTCCGATTACACTCAAAATCCGATCTTGATAATGAATTTTTGTGGACGAGCTTCAGATATTCTGAGAAAAGGTTCCGAATTGGGTCCAGCCGTTGGACTCAATTGTGGTTGTGTTTCGGAATGAAGGCGGTGCGCCGGAAAATAGAAGAAGTGGGAAGGGAATattggaaaattaaaaaaatagtataaatgattaaatatacATACGAATTGATTACATCATCCTCATTCTCACAAAAAATTAGGCCTGCAAATTTAATCCGCGGGATTCGGGTATACCCGGCCCCGACCCAATACCCGACGGGTTTTGGGTACCCGAAACTCGAAATTATGGGTTCGGGTATGTGTTtgggtagttttttttaaaggaggatcaacgatggttccccatctacccccgaagtgactcggacccctggcctaacggtcggaggtgaagcgtcttaccaccgagaCGCGCTTCGTTGTCTTGGAGGGGACCAACGGGTCCACCTACCTTCCCTCTAGTCACGGGTCCAGACCAGTTAACCTATCTTCCCAATTATGGGCCTGACCAATTAACCTATCTCCCTCTGCTCCTGGGTTCAGGCCAGTCCAGTCACGGGTCCAGACCAGTTAACCTATCTTCCCAATTATGGGCA
This DNA window, taken from Salvia splendens isolate huo1 chromosome 18, SspV2, whole genome shotgun sequence, encodes the following:
- the LOC121777356 gene encoding mediator of RNA polymerase II transcription subunit 21-like, which produces MDIISQLQEQVNTVASLAFNTFGTLQRDAPPVQLSPNYPEPPANPPVDDSVNLAEQPKLLSAELVKAAKQFDALVAALPLAEGGEEAQLQRIAELQAENDDIGQELQKQLEAAEKELRQVQELYGQAVDNCLNLKKPD